The proteins below come from a single Methanothrix thermoacetophila PT genomic window:
- a CDS encoding 30S ribosomal protein S27e, which translates to MSLSKFLRVKCNDCENVQVIFSRAATVVKCLVCGRTLAEPRGGKADIKTEILEVLE; encoded by the coding sequence ATGAGTCTGTCAAAGTTTCTCAGAGTCAAGTGCAACGACTGCGAGAACGTGCAGGTGATATTCAGCAGGGCAGCCACTGTTGTGAAATGTCTCGTCTGCGGCAGGACGCTTGCCGAACCGAGAGGCGGCAAGGCCGACATCAAGACAGAGATTCTCGAGGTCCTAGAGTGA
- a CDS encoding 50S ribosomal protein L44e: protein MKMPKEIEAHCPFCKKHTTHTVERVRRGQARSMTRIARQKARANGTGNQGKFSKVPGGDKPTKRVNLRYRCSLCKKAHNRKGIRLGKFELVEG, encoded by the coding sequence ATGAAGATGCCAAAGGAGATTGAGGCTCACTGTCCTTTCTGCAAGAAGCACACAACTCATACTGTGGAGAGGGTCAGAAGGGGACAGGCGCGCTCCATGACGCGTATCGCAAGACAGAAAGCCAGGGCGAATGGTACGGGCAACCAGGGCAAGTTCTCAAAGGTGCCTGGTGGAGACAAGCCGACTAAGAGGGTCAACCTCAGATACAGGTGCAGCCTGTGCAAGAAAGCTCATAACAGAAAGGGAATACGCCTCGGAAAATTCGAGCTTGTGGAGGGATGA